A window of the Lolium perenne isolate Kyuss_39 chromosome 7, Kyuss_2.0, whole genome shotgun sequence genome harbors these coding sequences:
- the LOC127316339 gene encoding dihydroneopterin aldolase 2, with amino-acid sequence MAGGGEEEPTAMGGDKLILRGMQFHGFHGVKQEEKKLGQKFVIDVDAWMDLAAAGDSDDIAHTVSYTDIYRIVKGIVEGPSHNLLESVAQSIANSTLLKFPQISSVRVKVEKPHVAVQGVVDYLGVEILRCRKA; translated from the exons ATGGCGGGGGGCGGGGAGGAGGAGCCGACGGCGATGGGCGGCGACAAGCTGATCCTGCGTGGGATGCAGTTCCACGGGTTCCACGGCGTGAAGCAAGAGGAAAAGAAGCTCGGCCAGAAGTTCGTCATCGACGTCGACGCCTGGATGGACCTCGCCGCCGCCGGGGACTCCGACGACATCGCCCACACCGTCAGCTACACCGATATCTACAG GATCGTGAAGGGTATAGTAGAAGGCCCGTCACATAATCTCTTGGAGTCTGTGGCTCAGTCGATCGCCAACTCCACATTGCTCAAGTTCCCTCAGATCTCCTCCGTTCGAGTGAAGGTTGAGAAGCCTCATGTCGCTGTGCAAGGTGTCGTCGACTACCTGGGAGTGGAGATACTGAGGTGCAGAAAAGCATGA